From the Marivivens sp. LCG002 genome, the window TTCGAGTTGGTGTCGGCGGGCAAGGGTATGAATTTTGCGCCCTCCTATCGCTATTCCACACCCGACACCGTTTGGGGGTATTTCGGATGGACCGAAGAAGAGGTGGCCGCAGGCGACTTTAACCCCAAGATGTACAACTCGTTCACCGATGGCACCAAGGCCGCCATCGAAATGGCAGCTGTTGCGAACGCCACGGGCATGGATTGTCCGGTTGATGGTCTCGGGTTCCATCCGTCAGGGCTTCATGATCTGGCTTCGGTGTTCAAACCCGTCTCGGAGGGTGGTCGGCTTGAAAAGAACGGGATCGTGGACATTGCCGCGAGCCGCGAACCCGATGGCCGTGTGGTTCAGAACAACATCCAGTACGGTATGTTCGTCACCTTCAAAGCACCAGACGAATACACCCGTGCTTGTTTCCAGCAATACGGTTTGCTGACCGATAAATCGGGTTGGTATGGTTCGATGTGGCGTCCGTTCCATCTCATCGGGCTCGAGACGAGCGTCTCGGTTCTTTCGGCCGTTCTGCGTGGCGAAGCGACGGGATCGTCGGACCATTATCGCGCGGATGCCGTTGCAACGTCCAAAGGGGATTTCGGTGCGGGTGAGTTCCTTGACGGTGAGGGCGGCTATAAGGTCTGGGCCAAGGCGATCCCCGCCTCGGTATCGGTGCCGATGAACGCGCTGCCTATCGGGCTTGCCCATCACATCAAGCTCAGGCGCCCGATCAAGAAGGATCAGGTTGTGACGCTCGATGATGTGGAAGTGAAAGACGATCTCGATATTTTCGCGATCCGCGAAGAGCAGAAGAAGCTGCTCGAGGTCTAAACGAAAAAGGGGCGCTCTCGGGCGCCCCTTCTCATTCGCAAGTCAGGTTTAGTGGATCAGCGAGCCGCCGTTCACGTCGACTTCGGACCCTGTGACATAGGCAGAGAGTTCGGATGCGAGGAA encodes:
- a CDS encoding Gfo/Idh/MocA family oxidoreductase, producing the protein MNLSHMLAARAAEGKPVRIGLVGAGKFGSMILAQAKHIKGYHVVGIADLDKGKARQSLKRVHWEEDQYSAKSLGDAYDSGKTFVTDNAQDLFDFDGIECIIEATGHPLAGTRHALAAIEAGKHVVMVNVEADVMCGPYLAARAREKGVIYSMAYGDQPAAICELVDWVKSCGFELVSAGKGMNFAPSYRYSTPDTVWGYFGWTEEEVAAGDFNPKMYNSFTDGTKAAIEMAAVANATGMDCPVDGLGFHPSGLHDLASVFKPVSEGGRLEKNGIVDIAASREPDGRVVQNNIQYGMFVTFKAPDEYTRACFQQYGLLTDKSGWYGSMWRPFHLIGLETSVSVLSAVLRGEATGSSDHYRADAVATSKGDFGAGEFLDGEGGYKVWAKAIPASVSVPMNALPIGLAHHIKLRRPIKKDQVVTLDDVEVKDDLDIFAIREEQKKLLEV